The Streptomyces sp. NBC_00162 genome window below encodes:
- a CDS encoding ATP-binding cassette domain-containing protein, whose protein sequence is MTQIPTRATRPAAIAATGLRKSYGDKTVLDGIDLHVPAGTIFSLLGPNGAGKTTTVQILSTLIAADAGQVRVAGHDLAAAPDSVRSAIGVTGQFSAVDKLLTAEENLRLMADLRHLGKAAGRRRATELLEAFDLADVAGKVAMTFSGGMLRRLDLAMTLMGGPQIIFLDEPTTGLDPRSRRAMWQIIRGLVADGATIFLTTQYLEEADQLADRIAVLDGGKLVAEGTAHELKRLVPGGHIRLEFTDAAGFERAARTLGEVSRDEENLTLRVPSDGGVRSLRSLLDRLDAQAIEVGGLTVHTPDLDDVFLALTGQTIPTQDKESVR, encoded by the coding sequence ATGACCCAGATCCCGACCCGCGCGACCCGGCCGGCGGCCATCGCCGCCACCGGGCTCCGCAAGTCCTACGGAGACAAGACCGTCCTCGACGGCATCGACCTGCACGTCCCGGCGGGCACGATCTTCTCCCTGCTCGGCCCGAACGGCGCCGGGAAGACCACCACCGTCCAGATCCTCTCCACCCTCATCGCCGCCGACGCCGGCCAGGTCCGCGTCGCCGGGCACGACCTGGCCGCCGCGCCCGACTCCGTACGCTCCGCCATCGGCGTCACCGGCCAGTTCTCGGCGGTCGACAAGCTGCTCACCGCCGAGGAGAACCTCCGCCTGATGGCTGACCTGCGCCACCTCGGCAAGGCGGCCGGCCGCCGCCGAGCCACCGAGCTGCTGGAGGCCTTCGACCTGGCCGACGTGGCCGGGAAGGTGGCCATGACCTTCTCCGGCGGAATGCTGCGCCGCCTCGACCTGGCGATGACCCTGATGGGCGGCCCGCAGATCATCTTCCTCGACGAGCCGACCACCGGCCTCGACCCGCGCAGCCGCCGCGCGATGTGGCAGATCATCCGCGGGCTCGTCGCCGACGGGGCCACCATCTTCCTGACCACCCAGTACCTGGAAGAGGCCGACCAGCTCGCCGACCGCATCGCCGTCCTGGACGGCGGAAAGCTCGTCGCCGAGGGCACCGCGCACGAGCTGAAGCGGCTGGTCCCGGGCGGGCACATCCGCCTGGAGTTCACCGACGCGGCCGGCTTCGAGCGCGCCGCCCGCACCCTCGGCGAGGTCTCCCGCGACGAGGAGAACCTCACCCTCCGCGTCCCCAGCGACGGCGGCGTGCGCTCGCTGCGCTCCCTGCTCGACCGGCTCGACGCCCAGGCGATCGAGGTCGGCGGCCTCACCGTGCACACCCCCGACCTCGACGACGTCTTCCTCGCCCTGACCGGGCAGACCATCCCGACCCAGGACAAGGAGTCCGTGCGATGA
- a CDS encoding ABC transporter permease → MTTHAAPAPAKHLFRDCTTMLRRQLKHALRYPGLSIGTIAVPVVFLLLFVYVLGRPLAAGIGTGAAYINYLAPGILLMTVTAASTSTAVSVCTDLTEGIVARFRTMAISRSSILVGHVVGSFIQTMVSVGIVIGLSLLMGFRPNAGLTGWLAALGLIALLTFAVTWLAVALGTLSKTPEGASNIVMPLALLPFIGSAFVPTDSMPTVVRVFAEYQPFTPVIETIRALLMDTPAGSDGIAAVAWCVGIAAAACLWANKLFNRPA, encoded by the coding sequence ATGACCACCCACGCCGCCCCCGCCCCCGCCAAGCACCTGTTCCGCGACTGCACCACCATGCTGCGCCGCCAGCTGAAGCACGCCCTGCGCTACCCCGGCCTCTCCATCGGCACCATCGCCGTACCGGTCGTCTTCCTGCTCCTCTTCGTCTACGTCCTCGGCCGCCCCCTCGCAGCGGGCATCGGCACGGGCGCCGCCTATATCAATTACCTGGCCCCCGGCATCCTCCTGATGACCGTGACCGCCGCCTCCACCTCCACCGCGGTCTCCGTCTGCACCGACCTCACCGAGGGCATCGTCGCCCGCTTCCGCACCATGGCGATCTCCCGCTCCTCGATCCTCGTCGGGCACGTGGTCGGCAGCTTCATCCAGACCATGGTCAGCGTCGGCATCGTCATCGGGCTCTCGCTGCTGATGGGCTTCCGCCCGAACGCGGGCCTCACCGGCTGGCTCGCCGCGCTCGGCCTGATCGCCCTGCTCACCTTCGCCGTCACCTGGCTGGCGGTCGCGCTCGGCACGCTCAGCAAGACCCCCGAAGGCGCCAGCAACATCGTCATGCCGCTGGCCCTCCTGCCCTTCATCGGCAGCGCGTTCGTCCCCACCGACTCGATGCCCACCGTGGTCCGCGTCTTCGCCGAGTACCAGCCCTTCACCCCGGTCATCGAGACCATCCGGGCCCTGCTCATGGACACCCCGGCCGGCAGCGACGGGATCGCCGCCGTCGCCTGGTGCGTCGGGATCGCCGCGGCCGCCTGCCTCTGGGCGAACAAGCTGTTCAACCGCCCAGCGTGA
- a CDS encoding BTAD domain-containing putative transcriptional regulator, protein MRISMLGALEVRGEDGGGVGVGGARLRALLILLALEPGRVVASELLIDGIWESDPPMGAANALQGLVSRLRRALPGVEIASHPAGYRLVLEPDQVDVVRFERLAAAGRGALAADPGEAAALLRQALGLWRGPALLDVAASDFFRAPVTRLTELRMAVLEDRIEADLRVGRGRELTGELSSLIAEHPLREGLVGALMRALVAAGRPAEALAAYGRAREVLAEELGADPSPELSALHTAVLRGELTAPPAAVPASVPVPLAVPGPAAAAPKAAGAADAPPPPTNLRAALASFVGRDEDLAGVDALIGRFRLTTLTGPGGAGKTRLALQSARPLLGRFPDGVWLVELAPLSAGADVPQAVLSALGLREHAPAAGDPLDRLGSALRTRTALLVLDNCEHLVEAAAAMADRLLGECPGLRILATSREPLGLTGEALWPVRPLALPPQGADAAEAMSYEAVRLLNDRAAAARSDFAVTEETAAEVIRICRALDGMPLAIELAAARLRTMSAGQLAARLDDRFRLLTGGARTAPRQHQTLRAVVDWSWELLTEAERALLRRLAAFPGGATVEAAEGVCAGGPVEAYGVLDLLTSLADKSLLVTAGDGRYRMLETIRAYGLERLAEAGEQERIRRAHAAYFTQLARTADPYLRRAEQLEWLARLTAEHDNLNAALRGAIAAGEAREAVRLVAAAGWYWWLSGHKAEGNELAGRALALPLPAGEPESAEDEEHRALACALAVLFATAGLGDDKQTADTLRRGLLLAGRTGSRHPVVRFMEPLQRLLGGEGERGTSSVDAWAGLLADEDPWVRAQALLGGARTRLGEGGRPAEAEAEIEEALTGFRGVGERWGISFALTVLADLVAQRGDFGAALGHYEEAIAVIGEMGIVEDQLHARVKQAQLYWLAGDPAAAAAAMARAERDARAAGWPEALATTAHGRADLARWSGEPAQARADVARAREGIRGVAVHQVFHALLLDTLGHLDAAEGELTSAATHRAEALGLAVGSLHAPTVAQVLVGVADQAVRLDRPREAARLLATALAVRGGPDRSRPDAQRVENAARAALGEKYEEYFAEAAHRGSGVAMEDVRELARVTLGG, encoded by the coding sequence ATGCGCATTTCGATGCTGGGGGCCCTGGAGGTACGGGGCGAAGACGGGGGCGGCGTCGGGGTCGGCGGGGCGCGATTGCGGGCCCTGCTGATCCTGCTGGCGCTGGAACCCGGCCGGGTGGTGGCCTCCGAGCTGCTGATCGACGGGATCTGGGAGAGCGATCCCCCGATGGGCGCCGCGAACGCCCTGCAGGGGCTGGTGTCCCGGCTGCGGCGGGCGCTGCCCGGCGTGGAGATCGCATCGCATCCGGCGGGCTACCGCCTCGTCCTCGAACCGGACCAGGTGGACGTGGTCCGCTTCGAGCGGCTGGCCGCGGCCGGACGCGGCGCGCTGGCCGCCGACCCCGGCGAGGCCGCGGCGCTGCTGCGGCAGGCACTCGGGCTGTGGCGCGGGCCGGCGCTGCTGGACGTGGCCGCCTCCGACTTCTTCCGGGCGCCGGTGACCCGGCTCACCGAGCTGCGCATGGCGGTCCTGGAGGACCGCATCGAGGCCGATCTGCGGGTGGGGCGCGGCCGGGAGCTGACCGGCGAGCTGAGCTCCCTGATCGCCGAACACCCCTTGCGGGAAGGGCTCGTCGGTGCGCTGATGCGGGCCCTGGTCGCGGCCGGACGGCCCGCCGAGGCGCTGGCCGCGTACGGCAGGGCGCGCGAGGTCCTCGCCGAGGAACTCGGCGCCGACCCGTCACCGGAGCTGTCGGCGCTGCACACCGCCGTACTGCGCGGCGAGCTGACCGCGCCGCCCGCAGCCGTTCCCGCTTCCGTTCCCGTTCCCCTTGCCGTTCCCGGCCCGGCGGCGGCCGCACCGAAAGCCGCCGGCGCCGCCGACGCCCCGCCGCCGCCGACCAACCTGCGGGCCGCGCTGGCCAGTTTCGTCGGCCGGGACGAGGACCTCGCCGGGGTGGACGCCCTGATCGGCCGGTTCCGGCTCACCACGCTCACCGGGCCGGGCGGCGCCGGCAAGACACGGCTGGCCCTCCAGAGCGCGCGCCCGCTGCTCGGCCGGTTCCCCGACGGCGTCTGGCTGGTGGAGCTGGCGCCGCTGAGCGCGGGGGCCGACGTACCGCAGGCCGTGCTGTCCGCACTGGGCCTGCGGGAGCACGCGCCGGCGGCGGGCGACCCGCTGGACCGGCTCGGCTCGGCGCTGCGCACCCGTACCGCTCTGCTGGTGCTCGACAACTGCGAGCACCTCGTCGAGGCGGCCGCCGCGATGGCCGACCGGCTGCTCGGCGAATGCCCCGGGCTGCGCATCCTGGCGACGAGCCGGGAGCCGCTCGGTCTCACCGGCGAGGCGCTGTGGCCGGTGCGCCCGCTGGCCCTGCCGCCCCAGGGCGCGGACGCGGCCGAGGCCATGTCGTACGAGGCGGTCCGACTGCTGAACGACCGGGCGGCGGCGGCCCGTTCCGACTTCGCGGTCACCGAGGAGACGGCCGCCGAGGTGATCCGGATCTGCCGGGCGCTGGACGGGATGCCGCTCGCCATCGAACTGGCCGCGGCCCGGCTGCGCACGATGAGCGCCGGGCAGCTGGCCGCCCGGCTCGACGACCGGTTCCGGCTGCTGACCGGCGGGGCGCGGACGGCTCCGCGACAGCACCAGACCCTGCGGGCGGTGGTCGACTGGAGCTGGGAGCTGCTCACGGAGGCGGAGCGGGCGCTGCTGCGCCGGCTGGCCGCCTTCCCGGGCGGCGCCACGGTGGAGGCCGCCGAGGGGGTGTGCGCGGGCGGCCCGGTCGAGGCGTACGGCGTACTGGACCTGCTCACCTCGCTCGCCGACAAGTCCCTGCTGGTGACGGCGGGAGACGGGCGCTACCGGATGCTGGAGACGATCCGGGCGTACGGTCTGGAGCGGCTCGCGGAGGCCGGGGAGCAGGAGCGGATCCGGCGGGCGCACGCCGCGTACTTCACGCAGCTGGCGCGGACGGCGGACCCGTACCTGCGCCGGGCCGAGCAGCTGGAGTGGCTCGCGCGGCTCACCGCGGAGCACGACAACCTCAACGCGGCGCTGCGCGGCGCGATCGCGGCGGGCGAGGCGCGGGAGGCCGTACGGCTGGTCGCGGCGGCCGGGTGGTACTGGTGGCTCAGCGGCCACAAGGCGGAGGGCAACGAACTGGCGGGCCGGGCCCTGGCGTTGCCGCTGCCCGCCGGGGAGCCCGAGTCGGCCGAGGACGAGGAGCACCGGGCGCTGGCCTGCGCGCTGGCCGTGCTGTTCGCCACGGCCGGCCTCGGTGACGACAAGCAGACCGCGGACACGCTGCGCCGGGGGCTGCTGCTCGCCGGACGGACGGGCAGCCGGCATCCGGTGGTCCGGTTCATGGAGCCGCTTCAGCGGCTGCTGGGCGGCGAAGGCGAGCGGGGGACCTCGTCGGTGGACGCCTGGGCCGGGCTGCTGGCCGACGAGGACCCGTGGGTACGGGCGCAGGCCCTGCTGGGCGGCGCGCGGACCCGGCTGGGGGAGGGCGGCCGGCCCGCCGAGGCGGAGGCCGAGATCGAGGAGGCCCTGACCGGGTTCCGGGGGGTCGGGGAGCGGTGGGGAATCTCCTTCGCGCTGACCGTACTGGCCGATCTGGTCGCCCAGCGGGGCGACTTCGGCGCGGCGCTGGGGCACTACGAGGAGGCCATCGCGGTGATCGGCGAGATGGGGATCGTCGAGGACCAGCTGCACGCACGGGTCAAGCAGGCCCAGTTGTACTGGCTGGCCGGGGATCCGGCGGCCGCCGCCGCGGCCATGGCGCGGGCGGAGCGGGACGCCCGGGCCGCGGGCTGGCCGGAGGCGCTGGCCACGACGGCGCACGGCCGGGCGGATCTGGCGCGCTGGAGCGGGGAGCCGGCTCAGGCGCGGGCCGATGTGGCACGGGCCCGGGAGGGCATCCGGGGTGTGGCCGTCCACCAGGTGTTCCATGCGCTGCTGCTCGACACCCTCGGCCATCTGGACGCCGCCGAGGGCGAGTTGACGTCGGCAGCCACGCACCGGGCCGAGGCCCTGGGCCTGGCGGTGGGCTCCCTGCACGCCCCGACGGTCGCCCAGGTGCTGGTCGGCGTGGCGGACCAGGCGGTGCGGCTGGACCGGCCGCGGGAGGCGGCGCGGCTGCTGGCGACGGCCCTGGCGGTGCGGGGCGGGCCGGACCGTTCGCGGCCCGACGCGCAGCGGGTGGAGAACGCGGCGCGCGCCGCGCTCGGGGAGAAGTACGAGGAGTACTTCGCCGAGGCGGCGCATCGCGGGAGCGGAGTGGCCATGGAGGACGTACGGGAGCTGGCGCGGGTCACGCTGGGCGGTTGA
- a CDS encoding DEAD/DEAH box helicase: protein MNRTTTRTNNRHAPARSGHGGRRPAVQREFAVPKTLTPALPAVEAFADLDMPEPLLAALGSEGVTVPFPIQGATLPNALAGRDVLGRGRTGSGKTLAFGLALLARTAGQRAEARQPLALVLVPTRELAQQVTDALAPYARALKLRTATVVGGMPIGRQAGALRGGAEVVVATPGRLKDLIERGDCRLNQVAITVLDEADQMADMGFMPQVTALLDQVRPEGQRMLFSATLDRNVDLLVRRYLTDPVVHSVDPSAGAVTTMEHHVLHVHGADKNAATTEIAARDGRVIMFLDTKHAVDRLTEHLLSSGVRAAALHGGKSQPQRTRTLTQFKTGHVTVLVATNVAARGIHVDNLDLVVNVDPPTDPKDYLHRGGRTARAGESGSVVTLVTPNQRRDMTRLMAAAGITPQTTQVRSGEEALSRITGAQTPSGIPVTITSPRQDRPVRGARGSRGRRGRPSQERRHGPGMAA, encoded by the coding sequence ATGAACCGCACCACCACGCGCACGAACAATCGCCACGCCCCCGCCCGCTCGGGCCACGGCGGCCGCCGGCCCGCCGTACAGCGGGAATTCGCCGTCCCCAAGACGCTCACCCCCGCGCTTCCCGCCGTCGAGGCCTTCGCGGATCTCGACATGCCGGAACCGCTGCTCGCCGCGCTCGGCTCCGAGGGCGTGACCGTGCCCTTCCCGATCCAGGGCGCCACCCTGCCGAACGCCCTCGCGGGCCGTGACGTACTGGGCCGCGGACGGACCGGCTCCGGCAAGACCCTCGCCTTCGGCCTCGCACTGCTGGCCCGTACGGCCGGACAGCGCGCCGAGGCCCGCCAGCCGCTGGCCCTGGTCCTCGTCCCCACCCGCGAGCTGGCCCAGCAGGTCACCGACGCCCTCGCCCCGTACGCCCGCGCCCTGAAGCTCCGTACCGCCACCGTCGTGGGCGGCATGCCCATCGGACGGCAGGCCGGCGCGCTGCGCGGCGGCGCCGAGGTCGTCGTCGCCACACCCGGACGGCTCAAGGACCTCATCGAACGCGGCGACTGCCGGCTGAACCAGGTCGCCATCACCGTCCTGGACGAGGCCGACCAGATGGCCGACATGGGCTTCATGCCGCAGGTCACCGCCCTCCTGGACCAGGTGCGCCCCGAGGGTCAGCGGATGCTCTTCTCCGCGACGCTCGACCGCAACGTGGACCTGCTCGTGCGCCGCTACCTGACCGACCCCGTCGTGCACTCCGTCGACCCCTCGGCCGGCGCGGTCACCACGATGGAGCACCACGTGCTGCACGTCCACGGCGCCGACAAGAACGCCGCCACCACCGAGATCGCGGCCCGCGACGGCCGGGTGATCATGTTCCTGGACACCAAGCACGCCGTCGACCGGCTGACCGAGCACCTGCTGAGCAGCGGTGTACGGGCCGCCGCGCTGCACGGCGGGAAGTCGCAGCCGCAGCGCACCCGCACCCTGACGCAGTTCAAGACCGGACACGTCACCGTCCTGGTCGCGACCAACGTCGCGGCGCGCGGCATCCACGTCGACAACCTCGACCTCGTCGTGAACGTCGACCCGCCGACCGACCCCAAGGACTACCTCCACCGGGGCGGCCGCACCGCCCGCGCCGGCGAGTCCGGCAGCGTCGTCACCCTGGTCACCCCCAACCAGCGGCGCGACATGACCCGCCTGATGGCCGCCGCGGGCATCACCCCGCAGACCACCCAGGTCCGCTCGGGCGAAGAGGCACTGAGCCGCATCACCGGCGCCCAGACGCCCTCCGGCATCCCCGTCACCATCACCTCGCCCCGTCAGGACCGGCCCGTACGCGGCGCCCGCGGCTCCCGCGGCCGGCGCGGCCGCCCCTCCCAGGAGCGCCGCCACGGACCCGGGATGGCGGCCTGA
- a CDS encoding cold-shock protein, producing MASGTVKWFNAEKGFGFIEQEGGGADVFAHYSNIASSGFRELQEGQKVTFDVTQGQKGPQAENIVPA from the coding sequence ATGGCATCTGGCACCGTGAAGTGGTTCAACGCGGAAAAGGGCTTCGGCTTCATCGAGCAGGAGGGCGGCGGCGCTGACGTCTTCGCCCACTACTCGAACATCGCCTCTTCTGGCTTCCGTGAGCTTCAGGAAGGCCAGAAGGTTACCTTCGACGTCACGCAGGGCCAGAAGGGCCCGCAGGCCGAGAACATCGTTCCCGCCTGA
- a CDS encoding MerR family transcriptional regulator, with the protein MGRAAEMLGTTPAFLRALGEARLITPLRSAGGHRRYSRYQLRIAARARELVDGGTPVEAACRIIALEDQLDEALRLNEAMRRGRENS; encoded by the coding sequence ATGGGCCGGGCCGCGGAAATGCTCGGCACCACCCCCGCCTTCCTCCGCGCCCTCGGCGAGGCCCGCCTCATCACTCCGCTCCGTTCGGCGGGCGGTCACCGACGCTACTCCCGCTACCAGTTGCGCATCGCGGCGCGGGCCAGGGAGCTGGTCGACGGCGGCACGCCCGTGGAGGCGGCCTGTCGGATCATCGCACTTGAGGACCAGCTCGACGAAGCCCTCCGGCTGAACGAGGCGATGCGCCGCGGACGCGAAAATTCCTGA
- a CDS encoding condensation domain-containing protein → MTDIQRCEIRAGRLVEWTLHPATVEAATGLSEDSRPPAYVQESHVRTARSVQEDGLVVPTWLGAAFDVPGQVDLEVLQGALQAWTLRHETLRSGFRWVGDDMRRYTLEADAVELHREDVGHFADPVTLTRYLQDRFDVAANALTWPNFIYTAVVRDAGTSVYMAFDHSNVDAYSIQRIPAEIHALYEAGLEGRSVDTAPVASYVDFCATERTHADLIDDTHAIVARWREFIARCDGKLPNFPVDLGLDPQGPLPTQKFTHDMLVDEADAAAFEAYCRPYGGSLIGILAATGLIVRELAGQQVYRTVVPFHTRANSQWSESVGWYVGGAPIEVPVGRAADFDDALAMVRSALRENRALSRMPIARVLRLLGSDFRPTSPDLYSIVSFVDARGIAGSERWQDLKAYGLIRVSYGDQVCAWITRIHEGLQFAARYPDTAAAHENMRLYVERLRSLIVSVARKHAAVGA, encoded by the coding sequence ATGACCGACATCCAGCGTTGCGAGATCCGGGCAGGACGTCTCGTGGAATGGACGCTGCACCCGGCGACGGTCGAGGCGGCGACCGGCTTGTCGGAGGACAGCCGCCCGCCCGCGTACGTACAGGAGTCCCACGTGCGCACGGCGCGCTCGGTACAGGAGGACGGCCTGGTCGTACCGACCTGGCTCGGCGCCGCGTTCGACGTCCCGGGACAGGTCGATCTCGAGGTCCTCCAAGGCGCGCTGCAGGCCTGGACGCTCCGGCACGAGACGCTGCGCAGCGGGTTCCGCTGGGTCGGCGACGACATGCGGCGCTACACCCTGGAGGCCGACGCCGTCGAGCTGCACCGCGAGGACGTCGGCCACTTCGCCGACCCGGTCACGCTGACCCGGTACCTGCAGGACCGGTTCGACGTCGCGGCGAACGCCCTCACCTGGCCGAACTTCATCTACACCGCGGTCGTCAGGGACGCGGGCACGAGCGTCTACATGGCGTTCGACCACAGCAACGTCGACGCGTACTCGATCCAGCGCATCCCCGCCGAGATCCACGCGCTCTACGAGGCGGGCCTCGAGGGCCGCTCCGTGGACACGGCCCCGGTCGCCAGTTACGTCGACTTCTGCGCGACGGAGCGCACGCACGCCGACCTGATCGACGACACGCACGCGATCGTGGCCCGCTGGCGGGAGTTCATCGCCCGGTGCGACGGAAAGCTGCCCAACTTCCCCGTAGACCTCGGTCTCGACCCCCAAGGCCCGCTGCCCACCCAGAAGTTCACGCACGACATGCTCGTGGACGAGGCGGACGCGGCGGCCTTCGAGGCCTACTGCCGTCCGTACGGCGGAAGCCTGATCGGCATCCTCGCGGCCACCGGGCTCATCGTCCGCGAGCTCGCCGGGCAGCAGGTGTACCGCACCGTCGTGCCGTTCCACACCCGGGCGAACTCCCAGTGGTCGGAGTCGGTGGGCTGGTACGTGGGCGGTGCGCCGATCGAGGTCCCGGTGGGGCGGGCGGCGGACTTCGACGACGCGCTGGCGATGGTCCGCTCGGCGCTGCGGGAGAACCGGGCGCTGTCCCGGATGCCGATCGCGCGGGTTCTGCGCCTGCTGGGCTCCGATTTCCGGCCCACCTCTCCGGACCTGTACTCGATCGTCTCCTTCGTCGACGCGCGCGGCATCGCCGGATCGGAGCGGTGGCAGGACCTCAAGGCGTACGGCCTGATCCGGGTCTCGTACGGCGACCAGGTGTGCGCGTGGATCACCCGGATCCACGAGGGCCTGCAGTTCGCCGCCCGCTACCCGGACACCGCCGCCGCCCACGAGAACATGCGGCTGTACGTCGAACGGCTCCGGTCCCTCATCGTCTCGGTGGCGCGCAAGCACGCGGCCGTGGGCGCCTAG
- a CDS encoding potassium channel family protein: MVASGPGPEEAAVPPGDARDLPEPVSARLRGRRAGRELDIGHFADDTGRLWVTVPLPDWEQYVRTAVDDLVFAAAGSPMALRGMRDMLTRLLERSPEDRRAVVRDRLRWVERTGSETYPLVWTPHGATRPEPAPVAGWAPARSPEAMERNAVRRRRRAVAAHTLRSVAWVVLITAFYYLTPLDHGFGVATVVSLVIGLGLFGWLIAWQVSVVTRAEYPRLRAIEVLATAVPLFLVLFSATYYLLAGGVPGSFSESLNRTDALYFTVTVFATVGFGDIVPTTGVGRVLTTLQMVADLIVVGVIAKVLFGAVQIGVRRRETPERSDQ; encoded by the coding sequence GTGGTTGCATCGGGACCGGGACCGGAGGAGGCCGCAGTTCCACCGGGCGACGCGCGAGACCTGCCGGAACCTGTCTCAGCTCGTCTGCGCGGCCGCCGGGCTGGCCGGGAGCTGGACATCGGCCACTTCGCCGACGACACCGGCCGGCTGTGGGTGACGGTCCCCCTGCCCGACTGGGAGCAGTACGTCCGAACGGCCGTCGACGACCTCGTCTTCGCCGCCGCCGGCTCCCCGATGGCACTGCGCGGCATGCGCGACATGCTCACCCGGCTGCTGGAACGGAGCCCTGAGGACCGGCGTGCCGTCGTACGGGACCGGCTCCGGTGGGTCGAACGGACGGGGAGCGAGACGTACCCGCTCGTCTGGACGCCCCACGGGGCGACGCGACCGGAGCCCGCTCCGGTCGCGGGATGGGCTCCGGCCCGTTCTCCTGAAGCCATGGAACGCAACGCAGTCCGGCGGCGCCGACGCGCCGTGGCGGCCCATACGCTCCGGTCGGTGGCCTGGGTGGTCCTGATCACGGCGTTCTACTACCTGACTCCCCTGGACCACGGATTCGGTGTCGCCACCGTCGTCTCGCTCGTGATCGGCCTGGGACTGTTCGGGTGGCTGATCGCCTGGCAGGTCTCGGTCGTCACCCGTGCGGAATATCCGCGGCTGCGGGCGATAGAGGTGCTTGCCACGGCCGTGCCGCTGTTCCTGGTGCTGTTCTCCGCCACGTACTACCTGCTCGCCGGGGGAGTGCCGGGATCGTTCTCGGAGTCGCTGAACCGGACCGACGCGCTCTACTTCACGGTCACGGTGTTCGCAACCGTGGGATTCGGGGACATCGTGCCGACCACAGGGGTCGGCCGCGTGCTGACCACCCTGCAGATGGTCGCCGATCTGATCGTGGTGGGCGTGATCGCCAAGGTCCTCTTCGGCGCGGTACAGATCGGGGTGCGCAGGCGGGAAACGCCCGAGCGGAGTGACCAATGA
- a CDS encoding isoamylase early set domain-containing protein: MLERKLRKDRTEVTFVLPADTPPGPVSVVGDFNDWQPGAHTLEPRKDGKRAVTVELPCESAHSFRYLAAGDYWFNDESAGDRDGPNSRLHT, encoded by the coding sequence ATGCTGGAGCGCAAGCTGCGCAAGGACCGCACCGAGGTCACCTTCGTCCTTCCGGCGGACACACCGCCCGGGCCGGTGAGCGTGGTCGGCGACTTCAACGACTGGCAGCCCGGGGCGCACACCCTGGAGCCGCGCAAGGACGGGAAGCGGGCCGTCACGGTCGAATTGCCGTGTGAAAGCGCGCATTCCTTCCGGTACCTGGCCGCCGGCGACTACTGGTTCAACGACGAGAGCGCCGGCGACCGGGACGGCCCCAACAGCCGTCTGCACACGTGA
- a CDS encoding SixA phosphatase family protein, which yields MTAGTFRRLVVLRHAKSAWPPDVPDAERPLGPRGLRDAPAAGRWLREGDCEPDLVVCSPARRTRQTWDLAAAESGVTAPVTYEERVYGASTEELLDLVRETPAQVRTLLLVGHNPGAQELVLSLAGEGDARGLEQARTKFPTSAIAVLRVPGPWSSLVPGAARLTDLVVPRGAKP from the coding sequence ATGACGGCGGGTACGTTCCGGCGTCTGGTCGTCCTGCGGCACGCCAAGTCCGCCTGGCCGCCGGACGTCCCCGATGCCGAGCGGCCGCTCGGCCCGCGGGGTCTGCGCGACGCCCCGGCCGCCGGCCGCTGGCTGCGCGAGGGCGACTGCGAGCCCGACCTCGTCGTGTGTTCGCCCGCGCGCCGTACCCGCCAGACGTGGGACCTGGCCGCGGCCGAGTCCGGCGTCACCGCGCCGGTGACCTACGAGGAACGGGTCTACGGGGCGAGCACCGAGGAGTTGCTGGACCTCGTACGGGAAACCCCCGCGCAGGTGCGGACGCTGCTGCTCGTCGGGCACAACCCCGGCGCGCAGGAGCTGGTCCTGTCGCTCGCCGGCGAGGGGGACGCACGCGGGCTGGAGCAGGCCCGTACGAAGTTCCCGACGTCCGCGATCGCGGTGCTGCGCGTACCCGGCCCCTGGTCGTCCCTCGTACCGGGCGCCGCCCGGCTGACCGACCTCGTCGTGCCCCGGGGCGCGAAGCCCTGA